A genomic window from Betta splendens chromosome 24, fBetSpl5.4, whole genome shotgun sequence includes:
- the gtf3c2 gene encoding general transcription factor 3C polypeptide 2 isoform X2 yields the protein MEPLDSGQEPPPEQGSDLSPSSKGRQRKKNSKYLDYETDYSLDAEGLQQKHPSKSPRGEKASPKKTPSRGRKPASGSQRAASEKNDESDRTAPEPDGEPPEEPPKRTPRARKTSTRRTPAPKAPAAGGGAQQQNGTPPKGKCGRKQRNQGATAASEPPRGEERGQPPAEEEAAGGRPRRGAAKAALKYLHSLATEMFDSQPGAKSEVTGPAPKTPNRTKVTKGQKRKRPDFDSDAPDDEDFVPGRGEEEEEEEELDETEDEESAESSDVDSDVRRGGSRPARHSRSFNNFKGRIGFTINTMKVVWECMEATKKFRQERLSSWVFADWVPSTSAWARVPQREVDTYLPEEPRSAAFRVSREGLRKEETPLRRLDRFGSVPVHPERWDGLLFAGGPVWAMEWCPTPDGVAASQFIALSCHRGMDERHHVNRTYTGPGLVQLWDVGRLEYNARPQSQPSLAYALAQDKGFIWQLKWCPAGGWEPPTSARKAPLLPRLGLLAVATSSSVVTIYSLPHPAALNSSNSNSENSSQQLHIYKAKGLVTLKLGAFKAPRLERSGQVLCMDWLPEKPHDIIVIGFYDGTVGLWNLSTKSSLLRIREPDASLSLLPYRCLLAHEHAVRALAFCPASRHLLVTAGEDRYVKTWDLRRPYDPITVQKRYLTNEIYWPLNGPGIILAQDCAYAPKSQGVHYLDHLFNSFFVIPRSTTVWSLSYTDWMNSVVACDSFGEVIFAVLPQLNSFPPYAKRTLERRLPIYLSSVLPDDKPGDHETAGGAEHGAGKAQEGSVREDSDAPSDKGNKQVNGDDGDGDGAERTDPSQPSETYKEALRRCRLLQEDFDLQSFVGMEKRALWKRMKNTEIGVKLDTDKMTIAALHKVRFNPNMNCHVWVASGGQTGLVKLNCLRGMISSESKKIVGDGRTRVNAQQSTNEQEDAGQSVTDEL from the exons ATGGAGCCTCTTGACTCTG GGCAGGAGCCGCCGCCAGAGCAGGGTTCGGATTTGTCTCCCAGCTCCAAAGGACGTCAACGGAAGAAGAACTCCAAATACCTCGACTATGAAACTGATTATAGTTTAGATGCAGAAGGTTTGCAACAAAAGCATCCCAGTAAAAGCCCGCGAGGAGAAAAGGCCTCTCCTAAAAAGACTCCATCAAGGGGCCGGAAACCTGCAAGTGGCTCCCAGCGAGCTGCCAGTGAGAAAAACGATGAGTCGGACAGAACCGCTCCAGAGCCTGATGGAGAACCACCAGAGGAACCTCCTAAGAGGACGCCAAGGGCCAGGAAGACCTCCACCAGGAGGACCCCTGCCCCGAAGGCcccggctgcaggtggaggcgcCCAGCAGCAAAACGGGACGCCGCCCAAGGGAaagtgtgggaggaagcagcggAACCAGGGAGCGACGGCGGCCTCAGAACCGCCGCGTGGGGAGGAGCGGGGGCAGCCTCCcgccgaggaggaggcggcgggcgGACGTCCCCGCAGAGGAGCGGCCAAAGC GGCGCTGAAGTACCTGCACAGTTTGGCAACGGAGATGTTCGATTCTCAGCCCGGTGCCAAGAGTGAAGTCACCGGTCCGGCTCCGAAAACTCCCAACAGAACCAAAG TGACCAAGGGCCAAAAGAGGAAACGTCCTGATTTTGACAGTGACGCTCCAGACGATGAAGACTTTGTGCCCGGTcgaggtgaagaagaggaagaggaagaggagctcgATGAGACGGAGGACGAAGAATCGGCAGAGAGCTCGGACGTGGACTCAGACgtcaggagaggaggaagtcgTCCAGCTCGACATAGCAGA TCATTCAACAACTTCAAAGGCAGGATCGGCTTCACCATTAACACCATGAAGGTCGTCTGGGAGTGTATGGAGGCTACGAAGAAGTT CCGACAGGAGCGCCTCAGCAGCTGGGTGTTTGCAGACTGGGTCCCGTCCACCAGCGCCTGGGCCCGTGTTCCTCAGAG GGAGGTGGACACGTACCTGCCAGAGGAGCCTCGttctgctgcgttcagggtctCCAGAGAAGGACTCAGGAAGGAGGAGACTCCTCTgcggaggctggacag GTTCGGCTCGGTGCCGGTCCACCCCGAGCGCTGGGACGGGCTGCTGTTTGCGGGCGGGCCGGTCTGGGCCATGGAGTGGTGTCCCACGCCTGACGGCGTCGCGGCCTCTCAGTTCATAGCGCTGTCCTGCCACCGAGGGATGGATGAGCGGCACCACGTGAACAGGACGTACACCGGGCCGGGGCTGGTTCAGCTGTGGGACGTGGGCCGGCTGGAGTACAACGCGAG GCCTCAGTCCCAGCCTTCGCTGGCTTATGCTCTGGCCCAGGACAAAGGCTTCATCTGGCAGCTGAAGTGGTGTCCTGCAGGAGGCTGGGAGCCGCCCACCTCTGCGAGAAAG GCTCCGCTCTTGCCCAGACTGGGTCTCCTGGCCGTCGCCACCTCCAGCAGCGTGGTCACCATTTACAGCCTCCCTCACCCTGCAGCTCTGAACTCCAGCAACTCCAACTCTG aaaacagcagccagcagctgcacatATACAAG GCGAAGGGACTGGTGACGCTGAAGCTGGGGGCCTTCAAAGCCCCGCGCCTTGAGAGAAGCGGGCAGGTGCTGTGCATGGACTGGCTGCCTGAGAAGCCCCACGACATCATCGTCATCGGGTTCTATGACG GCACAGTGGGTCTGTGGAACCTGTCCACCAAGTCCTCGCTGCTGCGAATCCGAGAGCCCGACGCGTCCCTGAGCCTGCTGCCGTACCGGTGCCTCCTGGCTCACGAGCACGCGGTCCGGGCCCTGGCCTTCTGTCCAGCCTCCAG GCACCTGTTGGTGACAGCAGGAGAGGACCGTTACGTGAAGACCTGGGACCTGAGGAGGCCCTATGACCCCATCACCGTCCAGAAGCGCTACCTGACCAACGAGATCTACTGGCCCCTGAATGGACCGGGCATCATCTTGGCCCAGGACTGTGCTTATGCTCC GAAATCGCAGGGTGTCCATTACCTTGATCATCTCTTCAACTCCTTCTTTGTAATTCCTCGGTCGACCACCGTGTGG TCCTTGTCCTACACTGATTGGATGAACAGTGTGGTGGCGTGCGACAGCTTTGGAGAAGTGATCTTTGCTGTGTTGCCTCAGTTGAACAGCTTTCCTCCGTACGCCAAACGCACGCTGGAGAGGCGCTTG CCCATCTACCTCTCATCTGTGCTGCCTGATGACAAACCTGGAGACCATGAAACCGCAGGAGGAGCGGAGCACGGCGCTGGTAAAGCACAGGAAGGAAGCGTGAGGGAAGATTCAGATGCTCCGTCTGACAAAGGGAACAAACAGGTTAATGGAGACGATGGCGACGGAGACGGTGCAGAGAGAACAGATCCCAGTCAGCCGTCAGAAACCTACAAAGAGGCTCTGAGGAGATGCCGCCTCCTGCAAGAAGACTTCGACTTG CAATCCTTTGTAGGAATGGAAAAGAGAGCTTTGTGGAAACGTATGAAAAACACAGAGATTGGGGTAAAGCTGGACACAGATAAAATGACTATAGCTGCACTACATAAG GTGCGTTTCAACCCAAACATGAACTGCCATGTGTGGGTGGCGTCTGGAGGCCAGACTGGGCTGGTGAAGCTCAACTGTCTGAGGGGAATGATCAGCTCTGAGTCCAAGAAGATAGTAGGTGACGGCCGGACGCGGGTGAACGCGCAGCAGTCGACCAACGAGCAGGAAGACGCCGGCCAAAGCGTGACAGACGAGCTatag
- the znf512 gene encoding zinc finger protein 512, giving the protein MDRFCSAGDMSPLYVPRKRRSLQSQAKSGLSSPVESFKPPTAVQRMSDSSYHKSDECPDAPKMKRTYGRKRYEDLQSVSMGTIDYPTASCSVMSPGGLANGTDPPRLGPKDVWPQDPEVTREQPQDQSWTSSQNRGADVWAPGRDRNQGQVWNSRDRPGHSAPDQTWIPGRERAHAGPADQTWVTGGDRAEPEQNWVAGRERGQDQGWSAGRDPGRERAASGPEQDWSSGRSQDQGWSDTPDRGPVWRPDLNMKKVQREEMEQSPSVNSFPQEARTSCPDAARAGAASTQASEEQKAPVLPTRKEAPSYPPGSQEERWQLQIVAKGRVTCPKCKSVSRKTVEGLKKHMENCRLQPFTCQHCGKQLKSSTGMKYHIMADHSHLPSADDAADLDDRAIKDKLRKILKRLGKLKCSKEGCSAAFTSIMGYVYHMKKCGKEESELEKMLLNCSHCGKTYKSKAGLEYHLKSEHAPTPQKAEEDEVLKAHREANPERTASGRVQRASAQVANFHLAEIANNELPKDWPKRKFQSDLVPDDKKLKYARPGLPAFSQEVLRKWKNEVKLQRKVQCPNQGCGCTYTSVSGLKAHLGLCTRGDFEAGKYRCLICNKEFNSESGVKYHINSVHSQDWFVTNKKASKKFEKFLKNQSKELVHNADKQILDEYHHRHLQHHQHQHQQQQPLHRLHHHHPQQQLQPLQPLHHLQQHAQLLLPEQNPPLDPLQPVLHYTPLEPPAGPLWVEVDHRALTAAEQAPIEMEMDDVDHSGLVEVKPRERGGRGGERGRRKDCFSFGGSSSSSCSESDVEQQDRQWSLRRTGPVEALPEAGKRPRHN; this is encoded by the exons ATGGATCGTTTCTGCTCAGCGGGGGACATGTCGCCTCTATATGTGCCAAGAAAGAGGAGATCTCTGCAGTCTCAGGCTAAAAGTGGGCTGTCGAGTCCAG TTGAAAGTTTCAAGCCTCCGACAGCGGTTCAGAGAATGTCAGACAGCTCCTACCACAAG AGTGACGAGTGTCCAGATGCTCCGAAGATGAAGAGGACCTACGGCAGGAAGAG ATACGAGGACCTTCAGAGTGTTTCCATGGGAACAATAGACTACCCCACTGCCAGCTGCTCAGTGATGTCACCTGGTGGCCTGGCCAATGGGACGGACCCTCCACGACTGGGCCCAAAGGACGTGTGGCCACAAGACCCAGAGGTCACCAGGGAGCAGCCTCAGGACCAGAGCTGGACCTCCAGCCAGAACCGAGGCGCCGACGTCTGGGCTCCAGGCAGAGACCGGAACCAGGGGCAGGTGTggaacagcagagacagaccGGGACACTCGGCTCCAGACCAGACGTGGATCCCAGGCAGAGAAAGAGCCCACGCCGGACCAGCGGATCAGACCTGGGTGACGGGCGGGGACAGAGCAGAACCTGAGCAGAACTGGGTGGCCGGCAGAGAGCGGGGCCAGGACCAGGGCTGGAGCGCAGGCAGGGATCCAGGAAGAGAGCGAGCGGCCTCAGGCCCAGAGCAGGACTGGAGCTCTGGGAGAAGCCAGGACCAAGGCTGGAGCGACACACCGGACAGAGGACCCGTCTGGAGGCCGG ACTTGAACATGAAGAAGGTCCAGAGAGAGGAAATGGAGCAAAGTCCTTCTGTGAACAGCTTCCCTCAAGAGGCCAGAACGTCCT GTCCAGATGCCGCCAGAGCCGGCGCCGCTTCAACCCAAGCCAGCGAGGAGCAGAAAGCGCCGGTCCTGCCGACCCGGAAGGAGGCTCCCTCCTACCCTCCAG GAAGCCAAGAGGAGCGGTGGCAGCTCCAGATCGTGGCCAAAGGCAGAGTCACGTGTCCCAAGTGTAAAAGCGTGAGCAGGAAGACGGTGGAGGGGCTGAAGAAGCACATGGAGAACTGCCGACTG CAACCGTTCACCTGCCAACACTGTGGGAAGCAGCTCAAGTCTTCCACGGGGATGAAGTACCACATCATGGCCGACCACAGCCACCTG CCTTCGGCCGATGACGCCGCGGACCTGGACGATCGCGCCATCAAAGACAAACTGCGCAAAATCCTGAAGAGGCTCGGGAAACTGAAATGCTCCAAGGAG GGCTGCAGCGCCGCCTTCACCAGCATCATGGGCTACGTCTACCACATGAAGAAGTGTGGGAAGGAGGAGTCGGAGCTGGAGAAGATGCTGCTCAACTGCTCCCACTGTGGGAAGACCTACAAGTCCAAGGCTGGTCTGGAATACCACCTCAAATCCGAGCACGCGCCC ACTCCCCAGAAGGCCGAGGAAGACGAGGTGCTGAAGGCTCATAGGGAGGCCAACCCCGAGAGGACGGCCAGCGGCCGGGTGCAGCGCGCCTCCGCCCAGGTGGCCAACTTCCACCTGGCCGAGATCGCCAACAACGAGCTGCCCAAGGACTGGCCCAAGAGGAAGTTCCAGTCGGACCTGGTACCCGACGACAAGAAG CTGAAGTACGCTCGGCCGGGTCTCCCCGCCTTCAGCCAGGAGGTGCTGAGGAAGTGGAAGAAcgaggtgaagctgcagaggaaggtCCAGTGTCCCAACCAG GGCTGTGGCTGCACCTACACCAGCGTGTCTGGGCTCAAGGCTCATCTGGGACTCTGCACAAGG GGCGACTTTGAGGCGGGGAAATACCGGTGCCTGATCTGCAACAAGGAGTTCAACTCTGAGAGCGGAGTGAAGTACCACATCAACTCTGTGCATTCACAG GACTGGTTTGTCACCAACAAAAAAGCCTCTAAGAAGTTTGAGAAATTCCTCAAGAACCAGTCCAAGGAGTTGGTCCATAATGCAGACAAGCAGATTCTGGATGAGTACCATCATCGCCACCTCCAgcatcatcagcaccagcatcagcagcagcagcctctccatcgcctgcaccaccaccacccgcagcagcagctccagcccctgcagccgctgcaccacctccagcagcacgcCCAGCTCCTGCTCCCGGAGCAGAACCCGcccctggacccgctgcagccGGTGCTGCACTACACCCCCCTGGAGCCGCCGGCGGGCCcgctgtgggtggaggtggaccACAGGGCCCTGACGGCGGCGGAGCAGGCGCCCATCGAGATGGAAATGGACGATGTGGACCACAGCGGGTTGGTGGAGGTCAAACCCAGAGAGAGGGGGGGCcgagggggggagagggggaggcgtAAGGATTGTTTCTCCtttggaggcagcagcagcagctcatgcaGCGAGTCCGacgtggagcagcaggacagacagtggagcctgaggagAACCGGACCCGTGGAGGCTCTGCCCGAGGCGGGAAAACGACCCAGACACAACTAA
- the slc30a2 gene encoding zinc transporter 2, whose product MDNNAANSEKSHLIHEKNAKMYSLKLQSSFPDAKEQFPDLPFKNGDTSGAIELRRPVGAHCHGAKASARERGADKLVAQKKLFIASVVCLVFMIGEVIGGYLAHSLAIMTDAAHLLTDFGSMMVSLFSLWISSRPPTKTMNFGWHRSEILGAFISVMSIWIVTGALVYLAVERIVRNDYEIDGHVMLVTSGCAVIVNIIMAYILHHSTTFHAHGSGYHQIDESGQSPVGHGHGHALLSGHGNTSVRAAFIHVLGDLLQSVGVMVAATIIYFRPEYKVADPICTFLFSVFVLCTTVTILRDVFRILLEGAPKGIEFNSVKEVLLSVKAVKSMHCLRLWALTLGQSLVSVHLAIEEGADPQSVLQEATDLLHNKFGFYSVTIQVELYTDDMSHCSQCQDPSD is encoded by the exons ATGGATAATAACGCGGCAAATTCTGAGAAATCTCACCTGATACACGAGAAGAATGCGAAGATGTATTCACTGAAACTACAGAG CTCCTTCCCAGACGCCAAAGAGCAGTTCCCCGACCTGCCTTTTAAGAACGGGGACACGTCCGGTGCCATCGAGCTGAGGCGTCCGGTCGGCGCCCACTGCCACGGCGCCAAGGCCTCGGCCCGCGAGCGCGGCGCCGACAAGCTAGTGGCCCAGAAGAAGCTGTTCATCGCCTCGGTCGTCTGCCTCGTCTTCATGATCGGCGAGGTCATAG gcGGGTACCTGGCCCACAGCCTGGCCATCATGACGGACGCCGCCCACCTCCTCACCGACTTCGGCAGCATGATGGTGAGCCTGTTCTCCCTGTGGATCTCCTCCAGGCCTCCCACCAAGACCATGAACTTCGGCTGGCACCGATCAG AGATCCTCGGGGCCTTCATCTCCGTCATGTCCATCTGGATCGTCACGGGGGCTCTCGTCTACTTGGCCGTCGAGAGGATCGTGCGCAACGACTACGAGATTGACGGCCACGTGATGCTGGTGACCTCCGGCTGTGCCGTCATCGTGAATATTAT CATGGCCTACATCCTGCACCACTCCACCACCTTCCACGCCCACGGCAGCGGCTACCACCAGATCGACGAGAGCGGCCAGAGCCCGGTgggccacggccacggccacgcGCTGCTCAGCGGCCACGGCAACACCAGCGTCCGCGCCGCCTTCATCCACGTGCTGGGAGACCTGCTGCAGAGCGTGGGCGTCATGGTGGCCGCGACCATCATCTACTTCCGG cCCGAGTACAAAGTGGCCGACCCCATCTGCACCTTCCTGTTCTCCGTCTTCGTGCTCTGCACCACCGTCACCATCCTCCGCGACGTCTTCAGGATCCTGCTGGAAG GCGCTCCTAAAGGAATAGAGTTCAACTCCGTGAAGGAGGTGCTGCTGTCGGTGAAAGCTGTCAAGTCCATGCACTGCCTGCGCCTGTGGGCTCTGACTCTGGGCCAGAGCCTGGTCTCGGTCCACCTGGCCATAG AGGAGGGCGCCGACCCGCAGTCCGTGCTGCAGGAGGCCACCGACCTGCTCCACAACAAGTTCGGCTTCTACAGCGTCACCATCCAGGTGGAGCTCTACACCGACGACATGAGCCACTGCTCCCAGTGCCAGGACCCCAGCGACTGA
- the gtf3c2 gene encoding general transcription factor 3C polypeptide 2 isoform X1, whose amino-acid sequence MEPLDSGPGQEPPPEQGSDLSPSSKGRQRKKNSKYLDYETDYSLDAEGLQQKHPSKSPRGEKASPKKTPSRGRKPASGSQRAASEKNDESDRTAPEPDGEPPEEPPKRTPRARKTSTRRTPAPKAPAAGGGAQQQNGTPPKGKCGRKQRNQGATAASEPPRGEERGQPPAEEEAAGGRPRRGAAKAALKYLHSLATEMFDSQPGAKSEVTGPAPKTPNRTKVTKGQKRKRPDFDSDAPDDEDFVPGRGEEEEEEEELDETEDEESAESSDVDSDVRRGGSRPARHSRSFNNFKGRIGFTINTMKVVWECMEATKKFRQERLSSWVFADWVPSTSAWARVPQREVDTYLPEEPRSAAFRVSREGLRKEETPLRRLDRFGSVPVHPERWDGLLFAGGPVWAMEWCPTPDGVAASQFIALSCHRGMDERHHVNRTYTGPGLVQLWDVGRLEYNARPQSQPSLAYALAQDKGFIWQLKWCPAGGWEPPTSARKAPLLPRLGLLAVATSSSVVTIYSLPHPAALNSSNSNSENSSQQLHIYKAKGLVTLKLGAFKAPRLERSGQVLCMDWLPEKPHDIIVIGFYDGTVGLWNLSTKSSLLRIREPDASLSLLPYRCLLAHEHAVRALAFCPASRHLLVTAGEDRYVKTWDLRRPYDPITVQKRYLTNEIYWPLNGPGIILAQDCAYAPKSQGVHYLDHLFNSFFVIPRSTTVWSLSYTDWMNSVVACDSFGEVIFAVLPQLNSFPPYAKRTLERRLPIYLSSVLPDDKPGDHETAGGAEHGAGKAQEGSVREDSDAPSDKGNKQVNGDDGDGDGAERTDPSQPSETYKEALRRCRLLQEDFDLQSFVGMEKRALWKRMKNTEIGVKLDTDKMTIAALHKVRFNPNMNCHVWVASGGQTGLVKLNCLRGMISSESKKIVGDGRTRVNAQQSTNEQEDAGQSVTDEL is encoded by the exons ATGGAGCCTCTTGACTCTGGTCCAG GGCAGGAGCCGCCGCCAGAGCAGGGTTCGGATTTGTCTCCCAGCTCCAAAGGACGTCAACGGAAGAAGAACTCCAAATACCTCGACTATGAAACTGATTATAGTTTAGATGCAGAAGGTTTGCAACAAAAGCATCCCAGTAAAAGCCCGCGAGGAGAAAAGGCCTCTCCTAAAAAGACTCCATCAAGGGGCCGGAAACCTGCAAGTGGCTCCCAGCGAGCTGCCAGTGAGAAAAACGATGAGTCGGACAGAACCGCTCCAGAGCCTGATGGAGAACCACCAGAGGAACCTCCTAAGAGGACGCCAAGGGCCAGGAAGACCTCCACCAGGAGGACCCCTGCCCCGAAGGCcccggctgcaggtggaggcgcCCAGCAGCAAAACGGGACGCCGCCCAAGGGAaagtgtgggaggaagcagcggAACCAGGGAGCGACGGCGGCCTCAGAACCGCCGCGTGGGGAGGAGCGGGGGCAGCCTCCcgccgaggaggaggcggcgggcgGACGTCCCCGCAGAGGAGCGGCCAAAGC GGCGCTGAAGTACCTGCACAGTTTGGCAACGGAGATGTTCGATTCTCAGCCCGGTGCCAAGAGTGAAGTCACCGGTCCGGCTCCGAAAACTCCCAACAGAACCAAAG TGACCAAGGGCCAAAAGAGGAAACGTCCTGATTTTGACAGTGACGCTCCAGACGATGAAGACTTTGTGCCCGGTcgaggtgaagaagaggaagaggaagaggagctcgATGAGACGGAGGACGAAGAATCGGCAGAGAGCTCGGACGTGGACTCAGACgtcaggagaggaggaagtcgTCCAGCTCGACATAGCAGA TCATTCAACAACTTCAAAGGCAGGATCGGCTTCACCATTAACACCATGAAGGTCGTCTGGGAGTGTATGGAGGCTACGAAGAAGTT CCGACAGGAGCGCCTCAGCAGCTGGGTGTTTGCAGACTGGGTCCCGTCCACCAGCGCCTGGGCCCGTGTTCCTCAGAG GGAGGTGGACACGTACCTGCCAGAGGAGCCTCGttctgctgcgttcagggtctCCAGAGAAGGACTCAGGAAGGAGGAGACTCCTCTgcggaggctggacag GTTCGGCTCGGTGCCGGTCCACCCCGAGCGCTGGGACGGGCTGCTGTTTGCGGGCGGGCCGGTCTGGGCCATGGAGTGGTGTCCCACGCCTGACGGCGTCGCGGCCTCTCAGTTCATAGCGCTGTCCTGCCACCGAGGGATGGATGAGCGGCACCACGTGAACAGGACGTACACCGGGCCGGGGCTGGTTCAGCTGTGGGACGTGGGCCGGCTGGAGTACAACGCGAG GCCTCAGTCCCAGCCTTCGCTGGCTTATGCTCTGGCCCAGGACAAAGGCTTCATCTGGCAGCTGAAGTGGTGTCCTGCAGGAGGCTGGGAGCCGCCCACCTCTGCGAGAAAG GCTCCGCTCTTGCCCAGACTGGGTCTCCTGGCCGTCGCCACCTCCAGCAGCGTGGTCACCATTTACAGCCTCCCTCACCCTGCAGCTCTGAACTCCAGCAACTCCAACTCTG aaaacagcagccagcagctgcacatATACAAG GCGAAGGGACTGGTGACGCTGAAGCTGGGGGCCTTCAAAGCCCCGCGCCTTGAGAGAAGCGGGCAGGTGCTGTGCATGGACTGGCTGCCTGAGAAGCCCCACGACATCATCGTCATCGGGTTCTATGACG GCACAGTGGGTCTGTGGAACCTGTCCACCAAGTCCTCGCTGCTGCGAATCCGAGAGCCCGACGCGTCCCTGAGCCTGCTGCCGTACCGGTGCCTCCTGGCTCACGAGCACGCGGTCCGGGCCCTGGCCTTCTGTCCAGCCTCCAG GCACCTGTTGGTGACAGCAGGAGAGGACCGTTACGTGAAGACCTGGGACCTGAGGAGGCCCTATGACCCCATCACCGTCCAGAAGCGCTACCTGACCAACGAGATCTACTGGCCCCTGAATGGACCGGGCATCATCTTGGCCCAGGACTGTGCTTATGCTCC GAAATCGCAGGGTGTCCATTACCTTGATCATCTCTTCAACTCCTTCTTTGTAATTCCTCGGTCGACCACCGTGTGG TCCTTGTCCTACACTGATTGGATGAACAGTGTGGTGGCGTGCGACAGCTTTGGAGAAGTGATCTTTGCTGTGTTGCCTCAGTTGAACAGCTTTCCTCCGTACGCCAAACGCACGCTGGAGAGGCGCTTG CCCATCTACCTCTCATCTGTGCTGCCTGATGACAAACCTGGAGACCATGAAACCGCAGGAGGAGCGGAGCACGGCGCTGGTAAAGCACAGGAAGGAAGCGTGAGGGAAGATTCAGATGCTCCGTCTGACAAAGGGAACAAACAGGTTAATGGAGACGATGGCGACGGAGACGGTGCAGAGAGAACAGATCCCAGTCAGCCGTCAGAAACCTACAAAGAGGCTCTGAGGAGATGCCGCCTCCTGCAAGAAGACTTCGACTTG CAATCCTTTGTAGGAATGGAAAAGAGAGCTTTGTGGAAACGTATGAAAAACACAGAGATTGGGGTAAAGCTGGACACAGATAAAATGACTATAGCTGCACTACATAAG GTGCGTTTCAACCCAAACATGAACTGCCATGTGTGGGTGGCGTCTGGAGGCCAGACTGGGCTGGTGAAGCTCAACTGTCTGAGGGGAATGATCAGCTCTGAGTCCAAGAAGATAGTAGGTGACGGCCGGACGCGGGTGAACGCGCAGCAGTCGACCAACGAGCAGGAAGACGCCGGCCAAAGCGTGACAGACGAGCTatag